In bacterium, the following proteins share a genomic window:
- a CDS encoding C26 family cysteine hydrolase domain-containing family (Members of this family of hydrolases with an active site Cys residue belong to MEROPS family C26.), with product MKLSVLLINCYKSADDQRIEPFFNWLSPYFEVNTVLVDALSSAVVKEDGVIISGSEHHSSQDLPQQLKAILLETEKPLLGVCYGHQALASAWGAKVIKKKLIEEEEVVRVVHSKGILSNLGLFFNALESHAEHVVPDKHLARHFEIMAYSDSCKVEVIRHLERPLWGVQFHPERSGQMGLRLAANFENLVKFVKENS from the coding sequence ATGAAATTATCAGTTCTCCTCATCAATTGTTACAAGTCGGCTGATGACCAGCGCATAGAGCCTTTTTTCAACTGGCTTTCACCATATTTTGAAGTGAATACGGTTCTTGTTGATGCGCTTTCATCTGCGGTTGTCAAGGAAGATGGAGTTATAATAAGTGGTTCGGAACATCATAGCAGTCAGGATTTGCCCCAGCAGCTCAAGGCTATTCTTTTGGAAACGGAAAAACCTCTTCTTGGCGTCTGTTACGGTCATCAGGCTCTAGCCTCAGCATGGGGTGCAAAAGTTATTAAAAAGAAACTTATAGAAGAAGAGGAGGTCGTTCGAGTAGTGCACAGCAAAGGTATCTTGAGTAATCTCGGACTTTTCTTCAACGCTCTTGAATCTCATGCCGAGCATGTTGTTCCCGATAAGCATCTTGCAAGACACTTCGAGATTATGGCTTATTCCGATTCGTGCAAGGTTGAGGTAATCAGGCACCTAGAGCGCCCTCTTTGGGGTGTTCAGTTTCATCCGGAACGTTCTGGTCAAATGGGATTACGTCTGGCTGCGAATTTCGAAAACCTCGTGAAGT
- a CDS encoding HAMP domain-containing histidine kinase: MNLRSFLQIYAVAGLIILAGLWAFFSQRLLKQLEEETLLRSRLYASYVTSPESSAALENVIFEEIVSKIDFPVVITDTEGAPQSFRNVPAKDTTPSALPAFVEKLDREREPIPIRAIIDTDSSSKDTLTLSILHYGLPESWTMLRYFPVIQAFFIILFVILGFVFIFASAKREQDRLWVALAREAAHQLGTPVSSLMGWVELIKSKLNKEASDEMHTDIERIREIIDRFARIGDKPHLEPNDIEPLIVHTADFMRHRAPAKIEFITEIKENSKLLLDPTLVSWVLENLIRNGIDAIGRKQGSITITAGIQDKSHNYEITVTDTGSGIRPGHTREVFRTGFSTKKHGWGIGLALSKRVVEQLHKGKLKVKQSKPGKTVMSITLPLWHE; encoded by the coding sequence TTGAACCTTCGAAGCTTTCTGCAGATATACGCTGTTGCCGGACTGATAATCCTGGCAGGTCTTTGGGCTTTTTTCTCCCAAAGACTCTTAAAACAATTGGAAGAGGAAACACTCTTGCGTTCGAGATTATACGCAAGCTATGTTACAAGTCCTGAAAGCTCGGCAGCCCTTGAAAACGTGATATTCGAAGAGATAGTAAGCAAGATTGATTTTCCCGTCGTGATAACGGATACTGAAGGCGCACCGCAAAGCTTCCGCAATGTGCCGGCGAAAGACACAACTCCTTCTGCACTACCTGCTTTCGTTGAAAAACTCGACAGGGAAAGAGAGCCAATACCCATTCGTGCAATCATAGATACTGACAGCTCCAGTAAAGATACCTTAACTTTAAGCATTCTACATTACGGACTGCCAGAATCCTGGACAATGTTGCGTTATTTTCCGGTAATACAGGCATTCTTCATCATTCTATTCGTGATACTCGGTTTTGTTTTCATTTTCGCTTCAGCGAAGAGAGAGCAGGACAGGCTGTGGGTTGCCCTTGCTCGTGAGGCCGCCCATCAGCTTGGAACACCTGTTTCCTCGTTAATGGGTTGGGTCGAACTCATCAAGTCAAAGCTCAATAAAGAAGCGTCTGACGAGATGCATACAGACATTGAAAGGATAAGAGAAATAATTGACAGGTTCGCGAGGATTGGTGACAAGCCGCATTTGGAACCCAATGATATCGAGCCTTTAATTGTTCACACCGCCGATTTCATGCGTCATCGTGCGCCAGCCAAGATCGAATTCATAACTGAGATTAAGGAAAACAGCAAACTTCTGCTGGATCCAACCCTTGTTTCGTGGGTTCTTGAAAACCTTATCCGCAATGGTATAGATGCCATCGGCCGCAAGCAAGGATCCATAACAATAACAGCAGGAATACAAGATAAATCTCATAATTATGAGATTACTGTAACGGATACCGGTTCAGGCATACGACCCGGACACACCAGGGAGGTATTCCGCACTGGGTTTTCAACAAAAAAACACGGATGGGGAATAGGCCTGGCGCTCTCAAAAAGGGTTGTAGAACAGTTGCACAAAGGCAAATTGAAGGTCAAGCAATCCAAACCTGGCAAGACTGTCATGTCTATTACTTTACCGCTATGGCACGAATAG